In Rhodanobacteraceae bacterium, a single window of DNA contains:
- a CDS encoding WYL domain-containing protein, which translates to MSKAKCRCRQHHPLHTPAVRWIADEHRHPAQRRRQLPDGSLELTIPYAQPRELLMDIQRYGADAEILAPPELRQQMREMLVAALANYPQPAK; encoded by the coding sequence ATGTCAAAGGCGAAATGTAGGTGTCGCCAGCACCATCCACTTCACACCCCCGCCGTCCGCTGGATAGCCGACGAACACCGGCACCCCGCCCAGCGCCGGCGACAACTACCCGACGGCAGCCTGGAACTCACCATTCCCTACGCCCAGCCCCGCGAACTGCTGATGGACATCCAACGCTACGGCGCCGACGCCGAGATCCTCGCCCCACCCGAGCTGCGCCAGCAGATGCGGGAGATGCTGGTGGCGGCGCTGGCCAACTATCCCCAGCCAGCCAAGTAG